The genomic stretch AGTCATGGCGAACCAGTTTTTTAACTCTCGTGTCATATGGGCTTGGTCAGAAAAATTACATTCATGGGCTGCTTCATGTAGTTTGCATCCAGACAAGATACAGCGGACAGCCTTTCTCGCTCTGGCCAATCGGCGCCAAAAGCCTGGATTTCTCCCTGTGGTTTTCAGGGTATGGCGCTGGAGCGTTCGCAGACTTACGCCCAAATTGTTGGCTGCCTCAGAGGGGGACGCTGCAAATGCCAAGCAGTGCATCATGTCCGAGACTCTTGATGACAACGAGGCAGCATTATATGTCAATTGGGTCAGGGCATCCATGGAGTCAGGCAAGGGGTGACTTTCGAGTACCTGAGGACAAATCGTCGCTCCAGGCTTGAGTCGAACCCCAATGAATGTCGTACCTTCTTGCGCAAATACTTTCTTGGGTGAGGACATGAGGCTTGAGATGAATAGGTGCTGTGGTTTTCCGGGAGCCTGCTTGATGATCAAGTCTCGGCAACCATCAGGCATGATGGGAAAAACTTGATCGGTGTCTGTTACGGATGACCAGGTTTCGAGGATTGGGTCATCAAGAGTCATGTCACTACCTTTGGAATACGTATAATAGAAGCCGGGAGCTATCTGGCTGCAATCACTCTCCACTGAACCAGGGTCTCAATCACCTCTGTAAGAGGTAATCCAACAACATTCGTATAGGATCCTTTGATATCCTTAACGAGAAAGGTTCCAATCCCCTGAATGGCATATGCTCCGGCTTTATCCACGGGTTCCCCTGTGGCGATATATCCGAGCAACTCCTTATCACTTGATTCCCGCATGTAAACATCTGTCACCACAGCCTGTGTTACGGCCTTGCTGTTGTCGAGAATAATGCAGAATGCTGTAATTACCTGATGTTTTTCACCCGCTAATGCCTTGAGCATGTTCAACGCATCTTCTTCATTGTGTGGCTTGCCCATTATCCTGTCATTCAAAACAACGATGGTATCGGCACCAATTACTGTTGCATCTGGATGCTGGTTTGCCACATCACGGGTTTTCATCTCCGCCATACGCAAAGCATATTCTTGTGGGGACTCATCATCTTCAGGCAATGGCTCATCCAATGTGCTTGGCTGAATTGTTAAATCCAGCCCAAGCCCTTGGAGCAGTTCTTTTCGTCTGGGTGACCCAGAGGCCAAAACGATTTCTTTTTCTGATTGAAATGGTCCGGTAGCTGTATTGTTCATGGTTTCGATTCATGGCTCAAAAGTAATGAAGCGTCAAATGGTGACGGTTTTTTGTCGCATTGATCTATATCTATGTTTTATGATTAAAATACTCAATTATTACAGATTCTTGTCGTGTTGGCAGAGTTATTGCTTCGAACGAAGTATCGAAATCTCATGGAGCGATAATGCAGGATAATAGGCAAGGACCAAATATGAACTTTACTTCTTTCAATCAATTTGAAAGCAGCTCGCCTGCTCGTGGCATGAATGACTGGGCTGTACCCTGGGCAGATTTGATGATGGTGATGTTTGTCCTGTTTGTTGTTCTGTTTATTTACGCCAGCACTCACCAGGATGTTAAGATTCTGTTTAGCCAGCAGAGCGCAGATGAAGCACGATCGACAAGTACGCTCGATCCACTCATTGGTCTTATTGGTCAGCTTTCCAGTAGGGCGGATATCAATGGTAATGGCGATGTCGTTCAAGTGGGAGACAAGGATGTGCTGTATCGCTCTCGGGCAGATGGCGTAACCGTTGTCCGCGAAAATGGTGATCAAATACGAATCACATTGCGTGGAGCTTTGTTCTTTCAGCCGGGCAGTGCCGCTCTGAACCCTGATGCAGGTCAGTATATCCGAGAAATAGCCGAAATCGTGCAGCTTCGAATTGGTACCGTGCACGTAATAGGCTTTTCATCTGAAGATGAGGCTACAGGAAAAGGTGCATTCACTCTTTCCACAGATCGTGCCGCCGAGGTTGCCGAGTTACTCATGACACGTTTTGATGTTTCAGAAAAACGAATGGTCATTACGGGCCGTGGACCTTACCAGCCCGAATTGCCGGAAACATCCGCGACCAATAACTCGCTGAACAGACGTGTTGAAATCGTCATTACCAACGCCAAATGATTATACGAGGTTGTTATGAATAAAAAAAATCTGCTTGGCGTCATTGTGAGCCTGTTGATATTTGTTGGAAGCTTTTTGCTGACTGGCGCAGCGGCTGCATATTGGAACCTCGCCGCGCTACTGGTGGTTGTCTCAGGACTGACGGCTGCCATGTTGATCAGCTATCCGGTTGAGCATGTCAAAAATGCGTTCATGGTAGCCAGAAATGCGTATCGCAATGGTCGAGCCACATCAGGCGAGATCGTAACGACACTGCTTGATCTGTCAGTGAAGTCAAAAGTAGATGGCGTTCTTTCCCTTGAACGTGCTGAAGCTAAGGATACCTGTTCATTCTTGAAGACTGCCCTGGCCTTGCTTGTTGATAATTACAAGGAGGATGAAATCAGGGATACCTTGAACACTGAAATGGCTTTCTTCAACCTTCGCCGTCAGCAAAGTGAGCGTTTTTTCCAAACCATGGCCAGAATGTCTCCTGCTTTTGGTGTCGCAGGCAGTGTAATTGGCCTCATCGGATTGTTGATGGGTATAAATGATACAGCGGTTA from Pseudodesulfovibrio profundus encodes the following:
- a CDS encoding helix-turn-helix domain-containing protein — translated: MTLDDPILETWSSVTDTDQVFPIMPDGCRDLIIKQAPGKPQHLFISSLMSSPKKVFAQEGTTFIGVRLKPGATICPQVLESHPLPDSMDALTQLTYNAASLSSRVSDMMHCLAFAASPSEAANNLGVSLRTLQRHTLKTTGRNPGFWRRLARARKAVRCILSGCKLHEAAHECNFSDQAHMTRELKNWFAMTPGELASSRIDSHHPAWSICDSGYDAPWTGEHISTR
- a CDS encoding Maf family protein, giving the protein MNNTATGPFQSEKEIVLASGSPRRKELLQGLGLDLTIQPSTLDEPLPEDDESPQEYALRMAEMKTRDVANQHPDATVIGADTIVVLNDRIMGKPHNEEDALNMLKALAGEKHQVITAFCIILDNSKAVTQAVVTDVYMRESSDKELLGYIATGEPVDKAGAYAIQGIGTFLVKDIKGSYTNVVGLPLTEVIETLVQWRVIAAR
- a CDS encoding OmpA/MotB family protein; amino-acid sequence: MQDNRQGPNMNFTSFNQFESSSPARGMNDWAVPWADLMMVMFVLFVVLFIYASTHQDVKILFSQQSADEARSTSTLDPLIGLIGQLSSRADINGNGDVVQVGDKDVLYRSRADGVTVVRENGDQIRITLRGALFFQPGSAALNPDAGQYIREIAEIVQLRIGTVHVIGFSSEDEATGKGAFTLSTDRAAEVAELLMTRFDVSEKRMVITGRGPYQPELPETSATNNSLNRRVEIVITNAK
- a CDS encoding motility protein A, whose translation is MNKKNLLGVIVSLLIFVGSFLLTGAAAAYWNLAALLVVVSGLTAAMLISYPVEHVKNAFMVARNAYRNGRATSGEIVTTLLDLSVKSKVDGVLSLERAEAKDTCSFLKTALALLVDNYKEDEIRDTLNTEMAFFNLRRQQSERFFQTMARMSPAFGVAGSVIGLIGLLMGINDTAVILKNIPVAFISTLYGLVLSNLVFSPIAENINYSTREELLNQKLVLEGVIAIGKEQNSYKLERKLASFLSPSERAGKTETLRRITRKYVEKKKAPVEPVDLVDKEPQIKAPDAA